The Flavobacterium piscisymbiosum genome includes a region encoding these proteins:
- the ftsA gene encoding cell division protein FtsA has protein sequence MEKDNIAVGLDIGTTKIVAMIGKKNEYGKLEILGIGKSKSLGVARGVVNNITQTIQSIQQAILEAENNSGYKIKDVVVGIAGQHIRSIQHTDYISRNNPEEVIGEKDIQLLIDQVNKLAMLPGEEIIHVLPQEFKIDGQSEIKEPIGMYGGRLESSFHVVVGQASSIRNVGRCIQSSGIELSGLTLEPLASADAVLSQEEKEAGVALIDIGGGTTDLAIFKDGIIRHTAVIPFGGNVITDDIKEGCSIIEKQAELLKIKFGSAWPGENKDNEIVSIPGLRGREPKEISLKNLSKIIHARVVEIVEQVFAEIKAYGHEDPRKKLIAGIVLTGGGAQLKHIKQLVEYITGMDTRIGYPNEHLAGNSSEEISSPLFATAVGLVMNSIENSTQSAVRMEIVNEQPKVVYRNVPPQVQQPVQQRYEVEENYVERVETIEESREVRSNATKEESTETKIRRSFFDRYVDKIKDFLDNAE, from the coding sequence ATGGAAAAAGATAACATTGCAGTAGGTCTAGATATTGGAACGACAAAGATAGTTGCCATGATCGGCAAGAAGAACGAGTATGGAAAGTTGGAAATTTTGGGTATTGGAAAATCCAAAAGTTTAGGAGTTGCGAGAGGAGTTGTAAACAACATTACTCAAACTATTCAGTCCATTCAGCAAGCAATACTTGAGGCAGAAAACAATTCAGGTTATAAAATAAAAGATGTTGTTGTAGGTATCGCAGGACAGCACATCAGAAGTATTCAGCATACAGATTACATCAGCCGTAATAATCCGGAGGAAGTAATTGGCGAAAAAGATATTCAGCTTTTGATTGACCAGGTAAACAAACTGGCCATGTTACCGGGAGAAGAGATTATTCACGTTTTGCCGCAGGAATTTAAAATCGACGGACAATCTGAGATAAAAGAACCAATCGGGATGTACGGCGGAAGATTAGAATCTAGTTTTCACGTAGTAGTTGGGCAGGCTTCTTCGATCAGAAATGTTGGAAGATGTATTCAGAGTTCAGGAATCGAATTATCAGGATTGACATTAGAACCATTAGCTTCGGCAGATGCCGTTTTAAGTCAGGAAGAAAAAGAAGCAGGTGTAGCGCTAATTGATATCGGTGGCGGAACCACAGATTTGGCCATTTTTAAAGATGGTATTATTCGTCATACAGCAGTAATCCCTTTTGGAGGAAATGTAATTACAGACGATATTAAAGAAGGTTGTTCGATTATCGAAAAACAAGCAGAGCTTTTAAAAATAAAATTCGGATCAGCCTGGCCGGGAGAAAATAAAGACAACGAGATTGTTTCTATTCCGGGTTTAAGAGGCAGAGAACCAAAAGAGATTTCACTTAAAAACTTATCTAAAATTATTCATGCCCGTGTGGTAGAAATTGTAGAGCAGGTTTTTGCAGAAATTAAAGCTTATGGACACGAAGATCCCCGTAAAAAATTAATTGCAGGAATTGTTCTTACCGGTGGTGGAGCTCAACTAAAACATATCAAACAATTAGTAGAGTATATTACAGGTATGGATACCAGAATTGGATATCCAAATGAGCATTTGGCAGGAAATTCAAGCGAAGAAATTTCTAGTCCGTTATTTGCAACCGCAGTTGGTTTGGTAATGAACAGTATCGAAAATAGTACGCAAAGTGCTGTTAGAATGGAGATTGTAAATGAGCAGCCAAAAGTGGTTTACAGAAATGTTCCTCCGCAAGTGCAACAACCTGTACAACAACGATACGAAGTAGAAGAAAACTACGTTGAAAGAGTAGAAACTATTGAAGAATCAAGAGAAGTCAGAAGTAATGCCACTAAAGAAGAATCTACTGAAACTAAAATTAGAAGATCATTTTTTGACCGATATGTCGATAAAATCAAAGATTTTTTAGACAACGCAGAATAG
- the ftsZ gene encoding cell division protein FtsZ: MMSNSEFGSISFDLPKNQSNVIKVIGVGGGGSNAINHMFKQGIKGVDFIVCNTDSQALQNSSVPNKIQLGMNLTEGLGAGANPDVGQQSAIESIADIEKMLDRGTKMVFITAGMGGGTGTGAAPVIAQLAKEREILTVGIVTIPFQFEGKVRQEQALLGIEKLRKQVDSLIVINNNKLREVYGNLGFKAGFSKADEVLATASRGIAEVITHHYTQNIDLRDAKTVLSNSGTAIMGSSVAAGENRAKEAIVSALDSPLLNDNKITGAKNVLLLIVSGSNEITLDEIGEINDHIQVEAGHNANIIMGVGEDETLGDAIAVTIIATGFDVEQQNEIVNTEPKKIIHTLEDEQRSVHNLSNKSVTSFDVNAETPTAKSEEKIVFDLMDDEDTEMPFTATHVAPVEVAPIEVAPVAVTPSMNVTSNPSTNVAGNNPSMNKEELVVMSEFIKNLDVTFEIVSPITDIDFTITTPETQTFQNIQPVQQVQQRTFEREEQTTFSFDLPLFRSEPEVKKEPVAEQENKVLFELSNETRNIKVNDPVQFVPVTELSDKGIIKYSLEEYMEVENELVASKPVDKVVEDVIPAELNITMKQKTDFASEAHFTTTSEVSPMELTIEETLRLRAEERRKKLKEFNYKFHNNVSRIDELEKEPAYKRLGIDLSNNQSNNNNSRISVGTDSNNDLQLRSNNSFLHDNVD, encoded by the coding sequence ATGATGAGCAACTCAGAATTTGGAAGTATTTCATTTGATTTACCAAAAAACCAATCAAATGTTATCAAAGTAATAGGTGTAGGTGGAGGTGGTAGTAATGCTATCAACCACATGTTTAAGCAAGGTATTAAAGGCGTTGATTTCATCGTTTGTAATACTGATTCACAGGCACTACAGAACAGTTCGGTACCGAACAAGATTCAGTTAGGTATGAACTTAACAGAAGGTCTTGGAGCAGGAGCAAATCCTGATGTAGGACAGCAATCTGCTATAGAAAGTATCGCTGATATCGAAAAAATGTTAGACCGTGGTACTAAGATGGTATTTATTACCGCTGGTATGGGTGGTGGTACAGGTACTGGTGCAGCTCCGGTAATTGCACAATTGGCCAAAGAAAGAGAAATTCTTACGGTTGGTATCGTTACTATTCCTTTTCAGTTTGAAGGAAAAGTGCGTCAGGAGCAAGCGCTTTTAGGAATCGAAAAATTGCGTAAGCAAGTCGATTCGCTAATTGTAATTAATAATAATAAATTAAGAGAAGTATACGGAAATCTTGGTTTTAAAGCAGGATTCTCGAAAGCGGATGAAGTTTTGGCAACAGCCTCAAGAGGTATTGCCGAAGTAATTACGCACCACTATACTCAAAATATCGATTTACGTGATGCTAAAACTGTTTTATCAAACAGCGGAACTGCTATCATGGGATCTTCTGTTGCAGCGGGTGAGAACAGAGCAAAAGAAGCTATTGTTTCAGCATTAGATTCTCCGTTGTTAAACGATAACAAAATTACAGGAGCCAAAAACGTATTGTTGCTTATCGTTTCTGGATCAAACGAAATTACATTGGATGAGATTGGAGAAATCAATGATCACATTCAGGTAGAAGCGGGTCACAATGCTAATATTATCATGGGAGTTGGTGAAGACGAAACTCTTGGTGATGCTATTGCCGTGACTATTATTGCAACAGGTTTTGATGTTGAACAACAAAATGAAATTGTAAACACAGAACCTAAAAAAATAATTCATACGCTGGAAGATGAGCAAAGAAGTGTTCATAATTTATCGAATAAATCAGTTACTTCTTTTGATGTAAATGCAGAAACACCTACTGCAAAATCTGAAGAGAAAATTGTTTTTGATTTAATGGATGACGAAGATACCGAAATGCCGTTTACAGCTACGCATGTTGCTCCAGTTGAAGTTGCTCCAATTGAAGTTGCACCAGTTGCTGTTACACCGTCAATGAATGTTACCAGCAATCCATCAACGAATGTTGCAGGGAATAATCCATCGATGAATAAGGAAGAATTAGTGGTGATGTCTGAGTTTATCAAAAACCTTGACGTAACTTTCGAAATTGTTTCGCCTATTACAGATATTGATTTTACTATTACGACTCCGGAAACTCAGACTTTCCAGAATATACAACCAGTTCAGCAAGTTCAACAAAGAACTTTTGAAAGAGAAGAGCAAACGACTTTCTCATTCGATTTGCCTCTTTTTAGATCAGAGCCAGAAGTTAAAAAAGAACCGGTTGCAGAACAGGAAAATAAAGTTTTATTCGAATTATCGAATGAGACCCGTAATATAAAAGTAAATGATCCGGTACAATTTGTTCCGGTAACAGAACTTTCAGATAAAGGAATCATCAAATATTCATTAGAAGAATATATGGAGGTTGAGAATGAGTTAGTGGCATCAAAACCTGTTGATAAAGTAGTAGAAGATGTAATTCCTGCGGAATTGAATATCACTATGAAACAAAAAACTGATTTTGCAAGTGAAGCTCATTTTACAACAACTTCAGAGGTTTCTCCGATGGAATTGACAATTGAGGAAACTTTACGTTTGAGAGCTGAAGAAAGAAGAAAGAAACTAAAAGAATTTAATTATAAATTCCATAATAATGTTTCCAGAATTGATGAACTTGAAAAAGAGCCTGCTTACAAAAGATTAGGTATCGATTTATCAAATAATCAATCAAATAATAACAATTCGAGAATATCAGTTGGAACAGATAGTAACAACGATTTGCAGTTGCGTTCAAACAATTCATTTTTGCACGATAACGTAGATTAA
- a CDS encoding GatB/YqeY domain-containing protein, which yields MSLQTLIMDEIKTAMRAKDTVALEALRAIKSEMLLAATSSGSKEELTEDDEVKLLQRLVKTRKESARIFTEQNRPDLAEPELAQVAVIEKFLPAQLSEEEVEAVVAKIIAETGASGIASMGKVMGLASAQLGGTAEGKTISAIVKKLLV from the coding sequence ATGAGTTTACAAACATTAATCATGGATGAGATTAAAACCGCCATGAGAGCAAAAGATACTGTAGCATTAGAAGCATTAAGAGCCATTAAATCTGAAATGTTATTAGCTGCAACTTCATCAGGTTCTAAAGAGGAATTAACAGAAGACGATGAAGTTAAATTACTTCAGAGATTAGTTAAAACCCGTAAAGAAAGTGCTCGTATTTTTACAGAGCAAAATCGTCCTGATTTAGCAGAGCCGGAATTGGCTCAGGTTGCTGTAATCGAGAAATTTTTACCTGCACAATTAAGTGAGGAAGAAGTAGAAGCTGTAGTTGCAAAAATTATAGCTGAAACCGGAGCTTCTGGAATTGCATCTATGGGAAAAGTTATGGGATTAGCTTCTGCTCAATTAGGCGGAACTGCTGAAGGAAAAACTATTTCTGCAATCGTTAAGAAATTATTAGTATAA
- a CDS encoding VOC family protein: MKKNFFIAIIALTFGIVSCKNKDYLTPEQSQTKEINTKSVKKMNSYISIFEIPATDISRAINFYKEILGVEIEKLDFPGIEMGLFPYQDQMVTGVIMKGEGYEPSASGVTIYLNGGDNLQTILDKIERNGGKIIIPKTPHADERGFFAIFHDSEGNKIGLHSPN, from the coding sequence ATGAAAAAAAATTTTTTTATCGCAATTATTGCCCTAACATTCGGTATTGTGTCTTGTAAAAACAAAGATTATTTAACTCCCGAACAAAGCCAAACTAAAGAAATAAACACAAAAAGCGTAAAGAAAATGAACAGTTACATCTCAATTTTTGAAATTCCTGCAACGGACATTTCACGAGCCATCAACTTTTACAAAGAAATTTTAGGGGTAGAAATTGAAAAATTAGATTTCCCAGGAATAGAAATGGGCTTATTCCCATACCAAGACCAAATGGTTACAGGAGTGATTATGAAAGGAGAAGGTTACGAACCTTCTGCTAGCGGAGTTACTATTTATCTGAATGGTGGAGATAATCTACAAACAATTCTTGATAAAATAGAAAGGAATGGTGGAAAAATAATTATTCCTAAAACACCCCACGCTGACGAAAGGGGATTTTTTGCCATTTTCCACGATTCGGAGGGAAATAAAATAGGACTTCATTCACCGAATTAA
- a CDS encoding helix-turn-helix domain-containing protein has product MDYKTYEPHSNLKSLINCYWTLEVPKQSEPQKQRIVPDGCIEMAFILGDNIKRYTSEDKFILQPRAMVLGQTIEPFYIEPIGYVNTFAIRFYPYGFANFVSESMNNLINKETSIDQLFGAENANDLEQKIIKAENTEQRISIIEKFLLERLNDEKTINRIVKNIVDSLLSTNGSASINSILKDDLSKRRQLERNFRKQIGVSPKQLGKIIRLQTALKMLLNQKSENLTDIAYNSKYFDQAHFIKDFREFTGINPKEFLAGESLDLSALFYK; this is encoded by the coding sequence ATGGATTATAAAACATACGAACCTCATTCAAATTTAAAATCGCTTATAAATTGCTATTGGACTTTGGAAGTGCCTAAACAATCTGAACCACAAAAACAACGAATAGTTCCTGACGGCTGTATTGAAATGGCTTTTATTCTTGGAGACAATATAAAACGGTACACTTCCGAAGATAAATTTATACTTCAACCTCGTGCAATGGTACTTGGACAAACAATTGAGCCCTTTTACATTGAGCCAATAGGTTATGTAAATACATTTGCTATCCGATTTTATCCTTATGGGTTTGCCAATTTTGTTTCTGAATCAATGAACAATTTAATAAACAAAGAAACATCTATAGACCAACTTTTTGGTGCAGAAAACGCAAATGACTTGGAACAAAAAATCATCAAAGCAGAAAATACGGAACAACGGATAAGCATTATCGAAAAATTTCTTTTAGAAAGGCTTAATGATGAAAAAACGATTAATAGAATAGTAAAGAACATAGTTGATTCCCTTCTATCGACAAACGGAAGTGCTTCAATAAACTCAATTCTTAAAGACGACTTGTCAAAACGAAGACAACTCGAAAGAAACTTCAGAAAGCAAATTGGAGTTAGTCCCAAACAATTGGGAAAGATAATTCGCCTACAAACAGCTTTAAAAATGTTGCTCAACCAAAAGTCGGAAAACCTGACCGATATTGCCTACAATAGTAAATATTTTGACCAAGCACACTTTATTAAAGACTTTAGAGAGTTTACAGGAATAAATCCCAAAGAGTTTCTCGCTGGTGAAAGTTTGGATCTTTCTGCACTTTTTTATAAATAA
- a CDS encoding helix-turn-helix domain-containing protein: METLSNFQYKKLFLPNITEKILSNNADIQLYRLEDYLKGILMPVVPYRTTFNFVLFITNGHIKQYLENKEYNVEKGGVIFIKQGTITATIELSDDAEGFFLAYENNIVSEQELPKHKTSIFFMPPFLNLDNLTYGTIKQLLTIMEQELWLNELNLNEIIITMLHLILVKILSTDSDSHHKSATRPMDLSLQFRDILFKYHRDEKRVTFYADKLSVTENYLNKCVKNVTQKSPKQWINEMDINYSKALLQSSKDIAEIAYQLNFHTASHFTQLFKKITGITPKEYRLQFFK; this comes from the coding sequence ATGGAAACACTTTCTAATTTTCAATATAAAAAACTTTTCCTTCCTAACATTACAGAAAAAATACTTTCTAATAATGCAGATATACAGCTTTACAGGCTTGAAGATTATCTAAAAGGTATTCTTATGCCTGTAGTTCCGTACCGTACCACCTTTAATTTTGTTCTGTTTATTACCAACGGACATATTAAACAGTATCTGGAGAATAAAGAATATAATGTAGAAAAAGGAGGTGTTATTTTTATCAAACAAGGAACAATTACAGCGACAATAGAATTATCTGATGATGCCGAAGGTTTTTTCTTAGCCTATGAGAACAATATTGTATCTGAACAGGAATTACCCAAACATAAAACCAGCATTTTTTTTATGCCTCCTTTCTTAAATTTGGATAACCTTACTTACGGAACGATTAAACAACTGCTTACTATTATGGAGCAGGAGTTGTGGCTTAATGAATTGAATTTAAATGAGATAATCATTACTATGCTTCATCTTATTTTGGTTAAAATATTAAGTACCGATTCTGATAGTCATCATAAATCAGCTACTCGTCCTATGGATTTGTCTCTTCAGTTCAGGGATATCTTGTTCAAATATCACAGAGATGAAAAAAGAGTAACATTTTATGCCGATAAACTATCTGTTACAGAAAATTACCTTAATAAATGTGTAAAAAATGTAACTCAAAAGTCACCAAAACAGTGGATTAACGAAATGGATATCAATTATAGCAAGGCGCTTCTTCAATCCAGTAAAGATATTGCTGAAATTGCTTATCAGCTTAATTTTCACACAGCTTCACATTTTACGCAACTTTTCAAAAAAATTACAGGAATCACCCCTAAAGAATATAGGCTACAGTTTTTTAAATAA
- a CDS encoding TonB-dependent receptor codes for MTRIQNTIVFLLLMISVASVAQKKESEMQTFLKDTDSKFPIGNVLIEYNHGNTHTHSEPDGSFKLHFQSFPDTLVISHQGYDQQKLAVNSTTEYENKVIFLQRKPIEISEIIINHTSFLSDITKVDLNKFPVNSAQDLLRKVPGLFIAQHAGGGKAEQIFLRGFDADHGTDVSVNVDGMPVNIVSHGHGQGYSDLHFVIPETINNIDFGKGAYYADRGDFNTAGYVDFKTYGALKNSMIKLEAGSFNTKRILGMFNIINDPDNKKNFYLATEYNYTDGPFDVKQNFNRVNIFGKYNQWITDNDYFNIQFSTFNSSWNASGQNPERAINEGIIDRWESIDPTEGGSTSRSNVQMNFKHIISPSEHIEAMAWYSKYNFNLYSDFTFFLNDPIHGDEIQQKDGRNIYGGEFKHVKNFILPNSSFELISGIGFRNDDIQTLQLNHVYHRDLLLDKKMDVTGIETNLHAYSELIWKTGKWTIAPALRLDHFIFNMHDLLDQEQLPSGQSSEATRLSPKLNLSYASSDKVVWLLKTGMGFHSNDMRVVIPQNGRNTLPYSLGADFGTRLHPLKSLIITPTVWYLFLQQEFVYVGDDAVVEPSGKSKRYGFDLGIRYQPLPNLYLNADVNYSHARLMEEPKGEDYIPLAPIITSTGSLNWDFMKGFSIGLQYRYLGERPAVEDNSLKTKPYLVNDLILSYNRAKWGANFQINNLFDVKWNEAQFATETQLKNEAAPITDITYTPGNPFGIKMGIFYKF; via the coding sequence ATGACAAGAATTCAAAATACAATAGTTTTCCTTCTCTTAATGATAAGTGTAGCGTCTGTAGCACAGAAGAAAGAAAGTGAAATGCAAACTTTCCTTAAAGATACAGACAGCAAATTCCCAATAGGGAATGTCTTGATAGAATACAATCACGGAAACACACATACCCATTCAGAACCAGATGGTTCATTCAAGTTGCACTTTCAATCCTTTCCGGATACACTTGTAATTAGTCATCAGGGATATGATCAGCAAAAATTGGCTGTTAATAGCACTACAGAGTACGAAAACAAAGTCATTTTTCTTCAGCGCAAGCCTATTGAAATTTCTGAAATAATTATTAATCACACTTCATTTCTTTCAGATATCACAAAGGTTGATCTTAATAAATTTCCGGTAAACTCAGCTCAGGATTTATTGCGCAAAGTTCCTGGTTTGTTTATTGCTCAACACGCCGGCGGTGGAAAAGCAGAACAAATTTTTCTAAGAGGTTTTGATGCAGATCACGGAACGGACGTTAGTGTGAATGTAGACGGAATGCCTGTAAATATAGTATCTCATGGTCATGGTCAGGGATACTCCGATCTGCATTTTGTGATTCCTGAAACCATCAATAATATCGATTTTGGAAAAGGAGCCTATTATGCTGACAGAGGAGATTTTAATACTGCGGGTTATGTAGATTTTAAAACTTATGGAGCTTTAAAAAACAGTATGATTAAACTCGAAGCAGGTTCTTTTAATACAAAAAGAATTCTGGGAATGTTCAATATCATAAACGATCCCGACAACAAGAAAAATTTCTATTTAGCAACAGAATACAATTACACCGACGGACCTTTTGATGTAAAACAAAATTTCAACAGAGTTAATATCTTTGGAAAATACAACCAGTGGATAACTGATAATGATTATTTCAATATCCAATTTTCTACTTTTAATTCTTCCTGGAATGCTTCAGGACAAAATCCGGAACGCGCCATTAATGAAGGGATTATTGATCGTTGGGAAAGCATTGATCCTACCGAAGGAGGAAGCACTTCTCGCAGCAATGTTCAGATGAATTTTAAACATATCATTTCTCCATCAGAGCATATTGAAGCGATGGCCTGGTACTCTAAGTATAATTTTAATCTGTATTCTGATTTTACATTTTTCTTAAATGATCCTATTCACGGAGATGAAATTCAACAAAAAGATGGCAGAAATATTTATGGCGGTGAATTTAAACATGTCAAAAATTTCATCCTTCCTAATAGTTCTTTTGAATTGATATCCGGAATTGGATTCCGAAATGACGATATTCAAACTTTGCAGCTCAATCATGTTTATCACAGAGATTTATTGTTGGATAAAAAGATGGATGTTACCGGCATAGAAACCAATTTGCATGCTTACTCAGAATTGATATGGAAAACCGGAAAATGGACTATTGCTCCAGCGTTAAGGCTGGATCATTTTATTTTCAACATGCATGATTTACTGGATCAGGAGCAATTGCCATCGGGACAATCATCAGAAGCAACCAGACTGAGTCCTAAGCTTAATTTATCTTATGCTTCCAGTGACAAAGTTGTATGGTTATTAAAAACTGGTATGGGATTTCATTCTAATGATATGAGGGTTGTAATTCCTCAAAATGGACGTAACACGTTACCATATTCTCTAGGAGCTGATTTCGGAACAAGACTTCATCCTTTAAAATCATTGATTATTACACCAACAGTATGGTATTTATTTCTACAACAGGAGTTTGTTTATGTAGGTGATGATGCTGTTGTGGAACCGTCGGGTAAATCAAAACGCTATGGTTTTGATTTAGGTATTCGTTACCAGCCATTACCAAATCTATATTTAAATGCTGATGTTAATTATTCTCATGCCCGATTAATGGAGGAACCAAAAGGAGAAGATTATATTCCGTTAGCACCAATAATTACGAGTACCGGATCTTTAAATTGGGATTTCATGAAAGGCTTTTCTATAGGATTACAGTATCGCTATCTAGGTGAAAGACCTGCAGTTGAGGATAATAGTCTCAAAACAAAACCTTACCTTGTAAATGATTTGATACTTTCCTACAACCGTGCAAAATGGGGCGCTAATTTTCAAATCAATAACTTATTCGATGTAAAATGGAATGAAGCTCAATTTGCTACAGAAACTCAATTGAAAAATGAAGCGGCACCAATTACTGATATTACCTATACTCCTGGAAATCCTTTTGGGATAAAAATGGGAATATTTTATAAATTTTAA
- a CDS encoding RidA family protein encodes MASNKINSLLARNTENAPKSIGPYSQTVAFSHYNNLSAQLPIDPKSCKIVAGGIKEQTEQCFKNIKAILESIDHVMNDVVRITVFVKNIKDIDTVDQVYKIFFPTYVPTRTTVAVAALPMNALVQIEALVSNGEGTIPNAPQAGNLIKLINNTTNAPICSLSAQTVSFSHYNNLSAQLPIDPKTGRLVTGGVKEQTRQCLKNIKAILNSIDVPFDDIVKINIFLQNLSDIEAVDEVYTTFFPDSAIARAVAYVPARTIVAVSDLSMHALVQIEAVVSHGDGTPPQAIEDRHGIVIKANNTENAPKNSLSTQTVAFSHYNHLSAQLPIDPKTGKMVAGGVKEQTEQCLKNIKAILESISHGMEDVVKVNIFLKNITDSDLVDEVYTTFFPNGIPARRTVGVSALQKDALIQIDVVVSNAEGTPLKI; translated from the coding sequence ATGGCATCAAATAAAATAAACTCATTACTAGCTAGAAATACCGAAAATGCACCAAAAAGTATCGGACCATATTCACAAACTGTAGCGTTTTCACATTATAATAATCTTTCAGCTCAATTACCAATCGACCCAAAATCTTGTAAAATAGTAGCTGGTGGTATAAAAGAACAGACTGAACAGTGTTTTAAAAATATCAAGGCAATTTTAGAGAGCATCGATCATGTTATGAATGATGTCGTTAGAATTACTGTATTCGTTAAAAACATCAAGGATATTGATACTGTAGACCAAGTTTACAAAATATTCTTCCCTACTTATGTTCCAACACGAACTACAGTTGCAGTTGCAGCTTTACCTATGAATGCTTTAGTACAAATTGAAGCGCTTGTTTCAAATGGCGAGGGTACAATTCCTAATGCACCACAGGCAGGTAATCTGATAAAACTTATCAATAACACCACAAATGCACCTATATGTAGTTTGTCTGCACAAACAGTATCATTCTCTCATTATAATAATCTTTCGGCTCAATTACCAATCGATCCAAAAACAGGCAGATTGGTAACAGGAGGTGTAAAAGAGCAAACTCGACAATGTTTAAAAAATATCAAAGCAATTTTAAACAGTATTGATGTTCCTTTTGATGATATTGTTAAGATTAATATCTTTCTTCAAAACCTGTCAGATATTGAAGCTGTAGATGAGGTTTATACAACATTTTTTCCAGACTCGGCTATTGCCAGAGCTGTAGCTTATGTTCCAGCAAGAACAATCGTTGCCGTTTCTGATTTATCTATGCATGCTTTAGTGCAAATTGAAGCAGTAGTGTCACACGGAGACGGGACGCCTCCTCAAGCTATCGAAGACAGACATGGAATTGTCATAAAAGCAAACAATACCGAAAATGCGCCAAAGAATTCTTTGTCTACACAAACCGTAGCATTCTCACATTACAATCACCTTTCAGCTCAATTACCAATCGATCCAAAAACGGGTAAAATGGTAGCCGGAGGTGTAAAAGAGCAGACAGAACAATGCTTAAAAAACATCAAAGCAATTTTGGAAAGTATTTCACATGGTATGGAAGATGTGGTTAAGGTTAATATTTTCCTTAAAAACATCACAGATAGCGACCTTGTAGATGAGGTGTATACAACATTCTTTCCAAACGGTATTCCTGCACGAAGAACAGTTGGTGTATCAGCATTACAAAAAGATGCCTTAATCCAAATTGATGTAGTGGTTTCAAATGCAGAAGGAACACCTCTAAAAATATAA